In a genomic window of Sarcophilus harrisii chromosome 4, mSarHar1.11, whole genome shotgun sequence:
- the RTN4RL1 gene encoding reticulon-4 receptor-like 1, with protein sequence MLPKGHYVKLFLVLCGLELQAGVGCPVDCVCYPAPMTVSCQAHNFAAIPEGIPEDSERIFLQNNQIGFLLPGHFSPSMVTLWIYSNNITFIDPDTFRGFVHLEELDLGDNRHLRTLAPETFQGLAKLHALYLYKCGLGSLPAGIFGGLHNLQYLYLQDNHIEFLQDDTFVDLVNLSHLFLHGNKLWKLTQNTFRGLVNLDRLLLHENQLQLVQPRAFHDLQRLTTLFLFNNSLSELQGDCLTYLGALEFLRLNGNPWDCGCRARSLWEWLRRFRGSSSSVLCASPEPMQGRDLKLLQAQDFRNCTGAESLHQLKSHTLSTTDRAARKEHHPAHGGPKEKGPQHGLHGHQPGSRPGSRKPGKNCTSYRNRNQISKPGPGGARKNGHELQDYVPDYHHKFGFDMMPTARPKKKGKCARRTPILSPSGVQQASRGGALRASLLAWILVLAVTLR encoded by the coding sequence GTCACTATGTGAAGTTGTTCCTGGTCCTTTGCGGTCTGGAGCTCCAGGCGGGCGTGGGCTGCCCGGTGGACTGCGTGTGCTACCCCGCGCCCATGACGGTCAGCTGCCAGGCGCACAACTTCGCCGCCATCCCCGAGGGCATCCCCGAGGACAGCGAGCGCATCTTCCTGCAGAATAACCAGATCGGCTTCCTGCTCCCCGGCCACTTCAGCCCCTCCATGGTCACCCTGTGGATCTACTCCAACAACATCACCTTCATCGACCCCGACACCTTCCGAGGCTTCGTGCACCTGGAGGAGCTGGACCTCGGGGACAACCGGCACCTGCGGACCTTGGCGCCGGAGACCTTCCAGGGCCTGGCCAAGCTGCACGCGCTCTACCTGTACAAGTGCGGCCTGGGCTCCCTGCCCGCCGGCATCTTCGGCGGCCTCCACAACCTCCAGTATCTCTACCTGCAGGACAATCACATCGAGTTCCTCCAGGACGACACCTTCGTGGACCTGGTCAACCTCAGTCACTTGTTCCTCCACGGCAATAAGCTCTGGAAGCTCACCCAGAATACCTTCCGGGGCCTGGTCAACCTGGACCGGCTGCTCCTGCACGAGAACCAGCTGCAGCTGGTGCAGCCGCGGGCCTTCCACGACCTGCAGAGGCTCACCACCCTGTTCCTCTTCAACAACAGCCTCTCCGAACTGCAGGGGGACTGCCTCACCTACCTGGGGGCCCTGGAGTTCCTGCGGCTCAACGGCAACCCCTGGGACTGCGGCTGCCGGGCCCGCTCCCTGTGGGAATGGCTGCGGAGGTTCCGGGGCTCCAGCTCCAGCGTGCTCTGCGCTTCCCCCGAGCCCATGCAGGGCCGGGACCTGAAGCTGCTCCAGGCCCAGGACTTCAGGAACTGTACGGGGGCTGAGTCTCTGCACCAGCTCAAATCCCACACCCTCAGCACCACGGACCGCGCGGCCCGCAAGGAGCACCACCCCGCCCACGGCGGCCCCAAGGAGAAGGGCCCCCAGCACGGCCTCCACGGCCACCAGCCCGGCTCGCGCCCGGGCTCCCGGAAGCCCGGAAAGAACTGTACCAGCTACAGAAATCGGAACCAGATCTCCAAGCCCGGGCCCGGGGGGGCCCGCAAAAACGGCCACGAGCTCCAGGACTACGTGCCCGACTACCACCACAAGTTCGGCTTCGACATGATGCCCACGGCCCGCCCCAAAAAGAAGGGCAAGTGCGCCCGGAGGACCCCCATCCTCTCGCCCAGCGGGGTGCAGCAGGCGTCCCGGGGCGGCGCTCTCAGGGCCTCCCTCCTGGCCTGGATCCTGGTGCTGGCGGTCACCCTGCGCTGA